Proteins from one Deinococcus actinosclerus genomic window:
- a CDS encoding DinB family protein — MNLAAFQNALNARGAEVAAFFAALPAQDFTRAAPERWSAAQHLDHLIRSHKVLALALSMPRDRFGWGQRTPPGSRSAAELQAAYLEALRGGVKASGRFLPDPQGTQAELVQTYRDSVALLEHHLTAYCTDTELHGATLPHPALGEVTLAEMLHFTLYHDLHHLRGVQTALKPQALEIP; from the coding sequence GTGAACCTGGCAGCGTTCCAGAACGCGCTGAACGCCCGTGGCGCGGAGGTGGCCGCATTCTTCGCGGCCCTGCCCGCACAGGACTTCACGCGCGCCGCCCCGGAACGCTGGTCGGCCGCGCAGCACCTCGATCACCTGATCCGCTCGCACAAGGTGCTGGCGCTGGCCCTCTCCATGCCGCGCGACCGCTTCGGCTGGGGGCAGCGCACGCCGCCCGGCAGCCGCAGTGCCGCCGAGCTTCAAGCGGCGTACCTGGAGGCGCTGCGCGGCGGCGTGAAGGCCTCAGGCCGCTTCCTACCCGATCCGCAGGGCACCCAGGCGGAACTGGTGCAGACCTACCGCGACTCGGTCGCCCTGCTGGAGCATCACCTCACCGCCTACTGCACAGACACCGAATTGCACGGCGCGACGCTGCCCCACCCGGCCCTGGGTGAGGTCACGCTGGCCGAGATGCTGCATTTCACCCTGTACCACGACCTGCACCACCTGCGGGGCGTGCAGACTGCACTGAAGCCTCAAGCACTGGAGATCCCATGA
- the fabG gene encoding 3-oxoacyl-[acyl-carrier-protein] reductase, which produces MTETPRKVALVTGSSRGLGRAMALNLAASGFDVAIHYGRNADEARKVADEAATHGVRAEVFGADLTVPANAGELVEDVIKAMGRLDVLVNNAGITRDTLAIRMKDEDWDAVLQTNLSSAFTACRAAIKHMMRARSGRIINIASVVGLMGNPGQANYVASKAGLIGLTKALAKEYGGRGITVNAVAPGFIESDMTAQLPDTVQQAYLGSIPLARFGQPQEVAALVAFLASDGAGYITGQTIGVDGGLNPH; this is translated from the coding sequence ATGACCGAAACCCCCCGTAAAGTCGCCCTGGTGACCGGCAGCAGCCGGGGCCTGGGCAGAGCCATGGCCCTGAACCTCGCCGCCAGCGGCTTCGACGTCGCCATCCACTACGGCCGGAACGCCGACGAGGCCCGCAAGGTCGCGGACGAGGCCGCCACGCACGGCGTGCGCGCCGAGGTGTTCGGCGCCGACCTGACCGTCCCCGCGAACGCCGGAGAGCTCGTCGAGGACGTCATCAAGGCGATGGGCCGCCTCGACGTGCTCGTGAACAACGCCGGGATCACGCGGGACACCCTCGCGATCCGCATGAAGGACGAGGACTGGGACGCCGTCCTCCAGACGAACCTGTCGAGTGCGTTCACGGCGTGCCGCGCGGCGATCAAGCACATGATGCGAGCCCGCTCGGGCCGGATCATCAACATCGCCAGCGTGGTGGGCCTGATGGGCAACCCCGGACAGGCGAACTACGTGGCGAGCAAGGCGGGCCTGATCGGCCTGACCAAGGCCCTGGCCAAGGAGTACGGCGGGCGCGGCATCACCGTGAACGCCGTGGCGCCCGGCTTCATCGAGAGCGACATGACCGCGCAGCTGCCCGACACTGTGCAGCAGGCGTACCTGGGCAGCATTCCCCTGGCGCGCTTCGGGCAGCCACAGGAGGTCGCGGCGCTCGTGGCATTCCTGGCGAGTGACGGCGCGGGGTACATCACCGGGCAGACCATCGGCGTGGACGGCGGGCTGAACCCTCACTGA
- the acpP gene encoding acyl carrier protein, whose amino-acid sequence MATFDDVKDVIVDKLGVDADKVSPEARFVEDLGADSLETVELIMGLEDKFGITISDEDAETIRTVQAAVDYIESKQ is encoded by the coding sequence ATGGCAACTTTTGATGATGTGAAAGACGTGATCGTGGACAAGCTGGGTGTGGACGCCGACAAGGTCAGCCCCGAGGCGCGCTTCGTGGAAGACCTGGGCGCCGACAGCCTGGAGACCGTGGAACTGATCATGGGTCTGGAAGACAAGTTCGGCATCACCATCAGCGATGAGGACGCCGAGACGATCCGCACCGTGCAGGCCGCTGTCGACTACATCGAGAGCAAGCAGTAA
- the fabF gene encoding beta-ketoacyl-ACP synthase II, with protein sequence MGVSGLKRVVITGLGPVTPIGVGAQAFAQAQRAGKSGIATITRFDPAETGSKIAGEVNDDLSAFVDPREAKKLDRYVQLALAGAALAVQDSGLSEDELRGERTGTVIGSGIGGVKTFEDQAGVLHSRGPGRISPMFIPMMIANMATGHVAMRYGATGPSSTVVTACATGTGAIGDAARYIQLGLADVMIAGGSEAAITPIAIGGFSNMKALSTRNDEPELASRPFSASRDGFVLGEGAGVVVLEEYEHAVKRGATIYAEVVGYGTSADAHHITMPAPEGRGAQVAMRMALATAGVNPDQVGYINAHGTSTHFNDLHETQGIKHVFGDHARNLAISSTKSMTGHLLGAAGAVEAIAVAQALKDGVLPPTINLTDPDPALDLDYIPLEAREAQVEYALSNSFAFGGQNAALLFRKI encoded by the coding sequence GTGGGTGTTTCAGGACTGAAACGGGTGGTGATCACGGGCCTGGGGCCGGTCACGCCCATCGGGGTGGGCGCGCAGGCGTTCGCGCAGGCGCAGCGGGCCGGGAAGAGCGGCATTGCAACCATCACGCGCTTTGACCCGGCGGAGACCGGCAGCAAGATCGCGGGTGAGGTGAACGACGACCTGTCCGCGTTCGTGGACCCGCGCGAGGCGAAGAAACTCGACCGGTACGTGCAGCTGGCCCTGGCGGGCGCGGCGCTGGCCGTGCAGGACAGCGGCCTGAGTGAGGACGAGCTGCGCGGCGAGCGCACCGGCACCGTGATCGGCAGCGGCATCGGCGGCGTGAAGACCTTCGAGGATCAGGCCGGGGTGCTGCACTCGCGCGGTCCGGGGCGCATCAGCCCGATGTTCATCCCCATGATGATCGCGAACATGGCGACCGGGCACGTCGCGATGCGCTACGGCGCGACCGGCCCGAGCAGCACGGTCGTCACCGCCTGCGCCACCGGCACCGGCGCGATCGGGGACGCCGCGCGGTACATCCAGCTGGGTCTGGCGGACGTGATGATCGCCGGGGGCAGCGAGGCCGCCATCACGCCCATCGCCATCGGGGGCTTCTCGAACATGAAGGCGCTGTCCACCCGGAACGACGAGCCGGAACTCGCCAGCCGTCCCTTCAGCGCCTCCCGTGACGGCTTCGTGCTGGGTGAGGGTGCGGGCGTGGTCGTGCTGGAGGAGTACGAGCACGCCGTGAAGCGCGGCGCGACCATCTACGCCGAGGTCGTCGGGTACGGCACCAGCGCCGACGCGCACCACATCACCATGCCCGCCCCCGAGGGCCGCGGCGCGCAGGTCGCCATGCGCATGGCGCTCGCCACGGCAGGCGTGAACCCCGATCAGGTCGGGTACATCAACGCGCACGGCACGAGCACGCACTTCAATGACCTGCACGAGACGCAGGGCATCAAACACGTGTTCGGCGACCACGCCCGCAATCTTGCCATCAGCTCCACGAAGAGCATGACCGGGCACCTGCTCGGCGCGGCGGGCGCCGTGGAGGCCATCGCGGTGGCGCAGGCCCTGAAGGACGGCGTCCTGCCGCCCACCATCAACCTCACCGACCCCGACCCGGCCCTCGACCTGGACTACATTCCCCTGGAGGCCCGCGAGGCGCAGGTGGAGTACGCGCTGAGCAACTCCTTCGCGTTCGGCGGCCAGAACGCCGCGCTGCTGTTCAGGAAGATCTGA